A window from Desulfovibrio subterraneus encodes these proteins:
- a CDS encoding Trm112 family protein, with protein sequence MAINPELLEILACPKCKGPVAMVAEKDGLACAACKVVYPVRDDIPVMLIEEAVPAEKWAGGARTAKG encoded by the coding sequence GTGGCGATTAATCCCGAACTGCTCGAAATATTGGCCTGCCCCAAGTGCAAGGGGCCTGTGGCAATGGTTGCGGAAAAGGACGGCCTTGCCTGTGCCGCCTGCAAAGTGGTGTATCCCGTACGCGACGATATTCCCGTCATGCTCATTGAAGAAGCTGTACCCGCCGAAAAGTGGGCAGGCGGAGCGCGCACCGCAAAAGGCTAG